One genomic segment of Huiozyma naganishii CBS 8797 chromosome 8, complete genome includes these proteins:
- the APL1 gene encoding Apl1p (similar to Saccharomyces cerevisiae APL1 (YJR005W); ancestral locus Anc_5.229), with protein MSDQRIFARYKASEIRTDLQTIDVKKIKSSVTKRKHALRKIIANLTLGNYVEMVVLFPDILKFWQIEDDLEVKRICHEYVRTIGALKPRFVIDAMPSIRNDLRSNNEQLQIMALETLVGIPFFKFTDEAFNFIMTMINKRSSSPALMKSAVYSLLQLDEWDHERVMTLLGVLHGIFEDHVGLPTVQVAALKTLYTLHDKTKNLKPLHISVDTALDLLGLIPQLNEWDVSNLLECLVTVVVPQTHDDSYDMIDIVLPQLQHVNTSVALKSLEFIVYLLNYVDEISETVVDRLSNSILTLLEKPPELQFLILRNIILLLLTREKPVVKLEVSYFFVEYNDPIYIKDTKLECLYLLANSNTLPQILDELEQYSTDIDIQMSRKAVRAIGNLAVKLGAEAAETCVDVLMNLLEFGVDYVVQEIISVFRNILRRYPDRFQSDVRAIVEYIDCAQVAESKNAMIWIICNYSHLLPNYIELFEVFCSNIKSETLDVQFSILNSAIKFFVRDPSPRLENMCLRLFNFLTEDVNNPDLRSRAFLYWRLLSISKERVDILTPEVLKEIVDGELPVIELNTKLDQNVLEELELNIGTVTSVYLKPTGQIFHTAKTKHLKDSPVLNSEKGHLKIIKQDENEGPKYETTLENKGVIRQKLQRNSTMNDYDRPAEKVNELKGKRKSSTNNASKLARKPSLLMRKFSLKKKF; from the coding sequence ATGTCCGATCAGAGAATTTTTGCTCGTTACAAGGCTAGCGAGATTCGGACGGACTTGCAAACAATTGACGTCAAAAAGATCAAGTCCAGCGTgaccaaaagaaaacatGCTTTAAGAAAGATTATTGCCAATCTAACTTTGGGGAACTATGTAGAGATGGTCGTACTTTTCCCcgatattttgaagttttggCAAATCGAAGATGATCTGGAAGTAAAAAGAATATGTCATGAATATGTTAGGACGATTGGGGCGTTGAAGCCAAGATTTGTAATAGATGCTATGCCGTCAATCAGAAATGATCTGCGAAGCAACAACGAGCAACTCCAAATTATGGCTCTTGAAACTTTGGTTGGGATCCCCTTTTTTAAGTTTACGGATGAAGCCTTTAATTTTATTATGACCATGATTAATAAACGGTCTTCCTCTCCTGCTCTAATGAAATCGGCTGTCTATTCACTTTTACAACTGGACGAATGGGATCACGAAAGAGTTATGACCTTACTCGGTGTTTTGCACGGAATATTTGAAGACCATGTTGGGTTACCGACTGTTCAGGTAGCAGCTCTAAAAACGCTTTACACTTTACATGACAAGacaaagaacttgaagccTCTCCATATCTCGGTAGACACTGCGCTGGATCTGTTGGGGCTAATTCCTCAGCTAAACGAATGGGATGTTTCAAACCTCTTAGAATGTCTGGTGACAGTAGTAGTTCCTCAAACACACGATGATTCATATGATATGATCGATATCGTATTGCCGCAGTTGCAACATGTAAATACCTCGGTGGCTCTCAAATCTCTGGAATTTATCGTCTATTTACTGAACTATGTGGATGAGATAAGCGAAACTGTTGTTGATAGACTCTCCAACTCTATTTTGACTTTGTTAGAAAAACCGCCCGAACTACAGTTCCTAATCCTGAGGAATATAATACTTTTACTTCTAACTAGGGAAAAACCAGTGGTTAAATTAGAGgtttcatatttttttgtcgaATACAACGATCCCATTTACATCAAGGACACCAAACTAGAGTGTTTATATCTTCTAGCTAATAGTAACACTCTCCCGCAGATTTTGGACGAATTGGAACAGTATTCCACAGATATAGATATTCAAATGTCACGAAAGGCAGTTCGCGCGATTGGTAATCTAGCGGTGAAATTGGGTGCTGAGGCTGCCGAGACTTGTGTTGATGTTTTGATGAATTTGTTGGAATTTGGGGTTGACTACGTGGTACAAGAGATCATATCCGTTTTTAGAAATATTCTGAGAAGGTATCCCGATAGATTCCAGTCTGATGTCAGAGCCATTGTCGAATATATTGATTGTGCACAGGTGGCAGAGTCAAAGAATGCAATGATATGGATTATCTGCAACTACTCGCATCTTTTGCCAAATTACATTGAACTATTCGaagttttttgttcaaatatAAAAAGTGAGACCTTGGATGTACAGTTTTCAATATTAAATTCGGCaatcaaattttttgtgAGAGACCCAAGTCCACGGTTGGAAAATATGTGCCTCCGGCTTTTTAACTTTCTGACAGAGGACGTTAATAACCCTGATTTACGGAGCAGAGCATTTTTGTATTGGAGGTTGCTCTCTATTTCAAAGGAACGTGTGGATATATTGACGCCGGAAGTACTGAAGGAGATTGTGGACGGGGAACTCCCTGTAATTGAATTGAATACCAAACTGGATCAGAACGTCTTGGAAGAACTGGAATTGAACATTGGTACTGTAACATCAGTGTATCTAAAACCAACTGGGCAAATATTTCATACGGCAAAAACCAAACATTTAAAAGATAGTCCAGTATTGAATAGTGAGAAAGGCCATCTCAAAATAATAAAGCAGGATGAAAACGAGGGACCCAAATACGAGACCACACTGGAGAATAAAGGAGTCATCAGGCAGAAACTGCAAAGGAACTCTACCATGAACGATTACGATAGACCTGCAGAAAAGGTCAATGAATTGAAGGGGAAGAGGAAATCGAGTACCAACAATGCATCTAAGTTGGCCAGGAAACCGTCTCTTCTGATGAGAAaattctctttgaagaaaaagtttTAG
- the THI73 gene encoding Thi73p (similar to Saccharomyces cerevisiae THI73 (YLR004C); ancestral locus Anc_5.227), translated as MTIASKGDSRFNEKVDAVAHSQLAPTRSASSCSAIDDEEKSALDSTDVSRVLAGAQDEDVALRFLKQNKVDLDDLSEDESADHSKAIFYGAHKLKPKTMRKVDTVILPFLCLTYLFMFLDKALLNYAASMGIKKNLKGNEFSNLSTIFSAAYIFMEPVVTYLIQRYPVSKVMGVFISLWGIVLACHSACKTYAALMIVRTLLGMFEASSAVGCIAISGMYYTKAEQSARIGFWAIQAGTGYIVGGLISFGFQHYHGKDFTSWQIMFLVVGLVTLCFGLLTFFYLPDNVINAWFLTKEEKLEVVEHIRANQTGLETKKFKIEQVKELFFKDKLTWPMLFVTAASQISTGAIGTFSVTITKTFGFDDKKSALLQLPIGAITALIILITTQMISRWGQLTMVTTSMYIPAIIGAIVMICLPLSHKVGNLLALYLLYSGSCVITNIYIWNSCNTSGYTKRSFRNAVTMIVYNVSCIIAPQMFRANAAPRYMPAKIALLVTQAVCVPAQLYVGYLCKKENERRDKEQEGQDVKKYQFLDSTDIENRSFRYIF; from the coding sequence ATGACTATTGCGTCTAAAGGTGACTCCCGGTTTAACGAAAAAGTGGACGCTGTCGCTCACTCGCAGCTGGCCCCCACGAGATCCGCATCCTCGTGTTCTGCTatcgatgacgaggagaaatCAGCGTTGGACTCTACAGACGTGTCTCGTGTCCTTGCCGGTGCACAAGATGAGGACGTCGCTCTGAGGTTCTTGAAACAGAACAAAGTCGACTTGGATGATCTCTCAGAGGATGAATCTGCAGACCACTCCAAGGCTATCTTCTACGGGGCTCACAAGTTGAAACCAAAGACTATGCGCAAAGTGGACACTGTCATCTTACCCTTCCTGTGTTTGACCTACTTGTTCATGTTCTTGGACAAAGCATTGCTCAATTACGCTGCCTCCATGGGgatcaagaaaaatttgaaggGGAACGAATTCTCGAACTTGAGTACTATCTTCTCAGCTGCCTACATATTCATGGAACCTGTCGTCACGTACTTGATCCAAAGATACCCTGTCTCAAAAGTTATGGGTGTGTTCATCTCACTGTGGGGGATCGTCCTGGCGTGCCATTCAGCTTGTAAGACATACGCTGCTCTCATGATCGTGAGGACTCTACTCGGGATGTTCGAGGCATCCTCAGCGGTTGGCTGCATCGCCATCAGTGGGATGTACTACACAAAGGCGGAACAGAGTGCAAGGATCGGGTTCTGGGCCATCCAGGCGGGGACAGGTTACATCGTAGGTGGGTTGATCTCCTTTGGGTTCCAACATTACCACGGGAAAGATTTCACCTCGTGGCAAATCATGTTTCTAGTCGTAGGGCTGGTCACTCTGTGTTTTGGTCTGCTTACCTTCTTTTATCTCCCAGATAACGTCATTAACGCTTGGTTCTTGACTAAGGAGGAAAAATTGGAAGTCGTGGAACACATTAGAGCAAATCAAACTGGTCTAGAGACCAAGAAGTTTAAGATCGAACAAGTCAAGGAattgttcttcaaggatAAATTAACATGGCCCATGTTGTTCGTCACAGCAGCGTCACAGATCAGTACAGGTGCCATTGGTACTTTCTCAGTCACGATCACCAAGACTTTTGGGTTCGACGATAAAAAATCCGCTTTACTTCAATTACCCATCGGTGCCATCACCGCCTTGATTATCCTCATCACCACGCAGATGATCTCCAGATGGGGGCAGTTGACCATGGTCACGACATCCATGTACATCCCAGCAATCATCGGTGCCATCGTCATGATTTGCTTGCCCCTTTCTCACAAAGTAGGTAACCTGTTGGCATTGTACCTACTGTACAGTGGGTCATGTGTCATTACAAACATCTACATTTGGAACTCGTGCAACACATCCGGGTACACGAAGAGAAGTTTTAGAAACGCAGTCACAATGATCGTGTACAACGTCTCCTGTATCATCGCACCACAGATGTTCAGGGCTAACGCTGCTCCTCGGTACATGCCTGCCAAGATCGCCCTGTTGGTGACCCAAGCAGTTTGTGTCCCAGCACAATTGTACGTTGGGTATTTGTGTAAGAAGGAGAATGAAAGGAGAgacaaagaacaagagggGCAAGATGTAAAGAAGTATCAATTCTTGGACTCTACAGACATTGAAAACAGAAGTTTTAGATACATTTTTTAA
- the NSE1 gene encoding Smc5-Smc6 complex subunit NSE1 (similar to Saccharomyces cerevisiae NSE1 (YLR007W); ancestral locus Anc_5.231), translating into MVFTPSLCSACLVRLVAALLLFHFSLFLFFPSFPQSLSTTYLHWHLSELPYFQYDFPDSMNDGTVETPSEEPTTAYDNRASFAPYLLQYLIQARGVCHENSLLAALMHLSLDLDPHSVSTRSLDEWSRFLDKVVNLINIKLSALEYKVAKVNHGAGKRVVGSKVVVQTPGGEELPPSSKFYVYVNLASSKETELATRFTAREIEFVKWAIGQFCLSSLEIRTIDASSAHATPLVKEVNRILIGGGGTWGKYTSFTVGSSKLFGFSSLTPLELEKLIVRLCDSKWFYRTERGEVGMDLKCVVELEEYLLSEYELPECQQCQKIVTHGVMCGNDACQSHGDSGSSRESWHIDCFQHYIAHVSERCAACDRSLQTDNIYII; encoded by the coding sequence ATGGTTTTCACACCGTCTCTTTGTAGTGCTTGTCTTGTACGGCTTGTCGCGGCCCTCTTGctttttcatttttcacttttcctcttctttcccAGTTTTCCACAGTCTCTATCTACTACGTATCTTCATTGGCACCTCTCCGAACTGCCGTATTTCCAGTATGATTTCCCCGACAGCATGAACGACGGTACAGTTGAGACCCCCAGTGAAGAACCCACCACCGCATACGATAACAGGGCCAGCTTCGCTCCGTACCTCTTGCAGTACCTGATCCAGGCTAGAGGTGTGTGTCATGAAAATAGCCTACTGGCTGCCCTGATGCACTTGAGTTTGGACTTGGACCCACACAGTGTATCCACAAGGTCTCTCGATGAGTGGTCCCGGTTTCTTGACAAAGTGGTAAATCTGATCAATATTAAACTCAGTGCCCTGGAGTACAAAGTGGCCAAAGTTAACCATGGGGCAGGGAAGAGAGTCGTCGGCTCAAAAGTGGTTGTTCAGACACCGGGGGGCGAGGAACTGCCCCCCAGCAGTAAATTCTACGTGTATGTGAACTTGGCGTCCTCGAAGGAGACAGAACTGGCTACAAGGTTCACGGCAAGGGAAATCGAGTTTGTCAAATGGGCAATTGGCCAATTTTGTCTAAGCAGTTTGGAGATACGCACGATTGACGCATCCAGCGCTCACGCAACGCCACTTGTCAAAGAAGTGAACAGGATTTTGATCGGTGGGGGGGGCACATGGGGGAAATACACTTCATTCACAGTCGGGTCCTCGAAACTGTTTGGGTTCAGTTCATTGACCCCGCTGGAGttggagaaactgattGTTAGACTGTGTGATTCCAAATGGTTTTACAGAACGGAAAGAGGGGAAGTAGGTATGGACCTTAAATGTGTCGTTGAATTGGAGGAGTACTTGCTCTCAGAGTACGAACTCCCGGAATGCCAACAGTGCCAAAAGATTGTCACTCACGGTGTGATGTGCGGGAACGACGCATGCCAATCGCATGGAGACAGTGGGTCCAGCAGGGAATCGTGGCATATAGACTGTTTCCAGCATTACATCGCACATGTCAGCGAGCGTTGTGCAGCATGTGACAGGTCGTTACAGACGGATAACATCTACATAATATAG
- the PAM18 gene encoding Pam18p (similar to Saccharomyces cerevisiae PAM18 (YLR008C); ancestral locus Anc_5.232) translates to MSGNNMSGVSGGLEVPQMPIPGEDSSASARGDGTERVLLDHTGAAARSPTLQKVGMDLYFDRSLKYMGDHPVLSGVGAFFALYAAAGLYRFTTVKMNGGKATSAFLKGGFDPKMNAKEALQILNLTENNLTKKKLKEVHRKIMLANHPDKGGSPYLATKINEAKDFLEKKGIVRK, encoded by the coding sequence ATGAGTGGCAATAATATGAGCGGTGTTTCCGGGGGTTTGGAGGTACCTCAGATGCCGATCCCGGGCGAGGACAGTAGCGCATCTGCGAGAGGCGATGGGACTGAGAGGGTTCTGTTGGACCACACTGGTGCCGCTGCGAGATCACCCACTTTGCAGAAAGTTGGGATGGATCTGTATTTTGATCGCAGTTTGAAATACATGGGTGATCACCCCGTTTTGAGCGGGGTTGGTGCATTTTTCGCACTGTACGCGGCCGCTGGGCTATACCGGTTCACGACTGTGAAAATGAACGGTGGTAAGGCGACGTCTGCATTTTTGAAGGGCGGGTTTGATCCCAAGATGAACGCCAAGGAGGCACTGCAGATTTTGAATCTAACGGAGAATAActtgacgaagaagaaactgaaggagGTGCACAGGAAGATAATGTTGGCCAACCATCCGGATAAAGGTGGGTCGCCGTACCTAGCTACGAAAATCAACGAGGCGAAggattttttggaaaagaagggcATAGTGAGGAAGtga
- the RLP24 gene encoding ATPase-activating ribosome biosynthesis protein (similar to Saccharomyces cerevisiae RLP24 (YLR009W); ancestral locus Anc_5.233): MRIYQCHFCSSPVYPGHGIMFVRNDAKEFRFCRSKCHKAFKQRRNPRKLKWTKAFRKAAGKELAVDSTLTFAQRRNVPVRYNRELVATTLKAMSRIEQIRLKRERAFYKNRMRGNKERDFLRDKKLVESNPELLRIREVEIANRLAKEQERAEQEELSEEEEEEEEEEMEVDSEEEEEKLQKQKILLKNRKRNTKKLAF, encoded by the coding sequence ATGAGAATCTATCAATGCCACTTCTGTTCTTCCCCCGTGTATCCTGGGCACGGGATCATGTTTGTTCGTAACGATGCGAAGGAGTTTAGATTCTGTCGTTCCAAGTGTCACAAGGCGTTCAAGCAGCGCAGAAACCCACGTAAGTTGAAGTGGACCAAGGCGTTCAGAAAGGCTGCCGGGAAAGAATTGGCTGTGGACTCCACGTTGACTTTTGCCCAGAGGAGAAACGTCCCAGTAAGGTACAATAGAGAACTTGTCGCTACTACGCTAAAGGCCATGAGCCGGATTGAACAAATCAGGTTGAAGCGTGAGAGGGCattctacaagaacagaATGAGAGGCAACAAGGAGAGGGACTTTTTGAGAGACAAGAAGCTCGTGGAATCTAACCCAGAGTTGTTGAGAATCAGGGAAGTTGAAATTGCCAACAGGTTGGCTaaggaacaagagagagcggaacaagaggagttatccgaagaagaagaggaagaggaagaagaagaaatggaggTCGACagtgaagaagaggaggagaaactgcagaaacaaaagatcttgttgaagaacagaaaaagaaacacaaaGAAACTAGCCTTCTGA
- the KNAG0H02440 gene encoding uncharacterized protein (similar to Saccharomyces cerevisiae TEN1 (YLR010C); ancestral locus Anc_5.234), whose protein sequence is MSQLVLDISRLQTAKEQLPNREGGSLRCHLICQFLDVEVLAGQHTDHHVSRLVVQNVPDFTLEQTRIKLYMDEQLYLVKFVNSTKFSLQPGDAIDLTIATWGSQESNKHGSLRWEVLDIAHLTMGDIKAMREFQCSPEGIQFFH, encoded by the coding sequence ATGAGCCAGTTGGTGCTAGATATATCACGATTGCAAACGGCGAAAGAACAACTACCGAACAGAGAAGGTGGTTCGCTTCGATGTCATCTCAtttgccagtttcttgatgtGGAGGTGTTAGCTGGGCAACATACAGATCACCATGTCAGTCGACTCGTTGTGCAAAATGTACCAGACTTCACGTTGGAACAGACACGTATAAAACTTTACATGGATGAGCAGTTATATCTAGTTAAGTTCGTCAACAGTACGAAGTTCAGTTTGCAACCTGGTGACGCTATTGATTTGACCATAGCTACGTGGGGCAGCCAAGAGAGTAACAAACATGGGTCATTACGATGGGAGGTTTTAGACATTGCACACTTAACTATGGGCGACATAAAAGCCATGAGAGAATTCCAGTGCTCCCCTGAGGGAATACAATTTTTCCACTGA
- the PRE3 gene encoding proteasome core particle subunit beta 1 (similar to Saccharomyces cerevisiae PRE3 (YJL001W); ancestral locus Anc_5.216) produces the protein MNGIQVDINHLKKGEVSLGTSIMAVTFDGGVILGADSRTTTGAYIANRVTDKLTRIDDKIWCCRSGSAADTQAVADIVQYHLELYTSQYGTPSIETAAAVFKTLTYENKDALSAGIIVAGYDDKKKKGEVYSIPLGGSVHKQKYAIAGSGSAFIYGYCDKNYRENMNKEETVEFVKHSLSQAIKWDGSSGGVIRLVILTESGVERLIFYPDEYENL, from the exons ATGAACGGGATTCAAGTTGACATCAACCATCTGAAGAAGGGTGAGGTGAGTCTGGGTACTTCCAT TATGGCAGTGACCTTTGACGGTGGTGTTATATTAGGGGCTGACTCCCGTACAACGACGGGGGCGTACATTGCAAATCGTGTCACTGATAAGTTGACGCGGATCGACGATAAAATCTGGTGCTGTAGATCTGGGTCTGCAGCTGACACGCAAGCGGTGGCAGATATTGTCCAGTACCATCTGGAACTGTACACCTCACAGTACGGTACTCCATCGATCGAGACCGCCGCGGCTGTCTTCAAGACGCTGACGTACGAAAATAAGGACGCGCTAAGCGCCGGTATAATTGTTGCAGGGTACgacgacaaaaaaaagaaaggtgAAGTGTACAGTATCCCGCTGGGTGGATCTGTCCACAAGCAGAAATACGCTATTGCAGGGTCCGGTTCTGCATTCATATACGGGTACTGTGATAAAAACTACAGAGAGAACATGAACAAGGAAGAAACGGTCGAGTTCGTAAAACATTCGCTATCGCAGGCAATTAAGTGGGATGGCTCCTCCGGTGGTGTCATTAGATTGGTCATCCTGACGGAAAGTGGCGTGGAAAGACTCATTTTCTACCCAGACGAATATGAAAACTTATAA
- the SFI1 gene encoding Sfi1p (similar to Saccharomyces cerevisiae SFI1 (YLL003W); ancestral locus Anc_5.215) yields the protein MDDGDTAALFRDGERAESRNGVPDTIDLVTGGLINVSTERLLQESLTGLLGSVIGGIDEESRGYISDTDVVGRRLFEDLKVSSADDEIPTTGQEESRYEGLPKDTMFQIRQVEHVLEMLYNTIQVFLLRNSMSLTFLKMFKAYVQHLVEFDRNPLKDPNLLILQDELHKNKLMRLTEPIEKVIKTFLIEPDNLIMRFTYFEFQSRERLLKTALSLWRIKLAGHGNYLIYERFIRAKFFGSWKVTADKYAKELLQQSGFANELRLKEFVLDKLLLKLDASKRMGLVADNKFNRVYWRKIVKRFDSLAKAENHLRDWRRLTSMNLFWRKWVLEHKAQNFHPRSLHLQRGMLRKWGGKINALQELYDRARITNYLFMIQPKFLKWGKSLRASSASQQELERREPLFVKKMYLGVWLRSLNMVKQETITKDILQRKLLKYILTKVWRRRFQEQLHFYSLSSINDERLKRRCLLSMKKQFYSNVKADQILREIVLKKFIKIWQALLLSKKIESGNEDNCLKNCMHIWMKRTKLRGLSRRYTENKLLRPWYSKWSVRVTKLMEQEKAANSVHCKKIGKRNYNIWRKQFAKIVELDGRLEIIVKMNALGRIGTKLDHLSRLDRVFDTRAKPLSSRRIRTKYLRVWEERHILLTEVRLSERLSIYRARRDRKLVMAKFQSYLKKLRLFQYELPRYAVEQHNRTLRGKIFGVMVERHLERENVLLSADTVRDRTILYDMFALWAYRKFDIDELAEERLNERNLRLLSTTLQGWSLRHFKAVRNERTMQLFRQRWDRAVLRGLLLLWRNRQLETIQPVVLEDTTGNNTLKTPMRKPDDSTFPGSTDIRRHKMAETISRYRKARRAIPSPLKSSTSLTTPTKRMFQQRGLRGPTDSTPRPPKLDFGNLQPLRPDSTRETTRASRTARLNGSPTHR from the coding sequence ATGGACGATGGGGACACGGCGGCGTTGTTTCGAGACGGAGAGCGCGCTGAGAGCAGGAATGGTGTACCTGATACAATAGACCTTGTGACTGGAGGGCTGATCAATGTCTCCACTGAGCGACTTCTGCAGGAGTCCCTGACAGGTTTACTTGGTAGTGTGATAGGTGGTATTGATGAGGAAAGTCGCGGCTATATCAGCGATACGGATGTGGTCGGGAGACGTCTTTTCGAGGATCTAAAGGTTTCTTCAGCGGATGACGAGATTCCCACAActggacaagaagagaGCCGGTATGAAGGTTTGCCGAAAGACACCATGTTCCAAATAAGGCAAGTGGAACACGTTTTGGAGATGCTGTACAACACGATACAAGTGTTCCTGCTGAGAAACTCGATGTCGCtgacgtttttgaagatgttcAAAGCGTATGTCCAACATTTGGTTGAATTTGATCGCAATCCATTGAAGGATCCCAATCTTCTGATTTTGCAAGATGAGTTGCataaaaataaattgaTGCGGCTAACTGAACCGATAGAAAAAGTCATCAAGACTTTCTTGATTGAGCCAGACAACTTGATTATGCGGTTTACGTATTTTGAGTTCCAATCAAGAGAGAGATTGTTAAAAACTGCATTATCATTGTGGAGAATCAAGCTTGCTGGGCATGGGAACTATTTAATATACGAGAGGTTTATCAGGGCGAAGTTTTTCGGTTCATGGAAAGTAACTGCTGACAAGTATGCCAAAGAATTATTGCAACAAAGCGGATTTGCTAACGAGCTGAGATTGAAGGAGTTTGTTCTGGACAAATTGCTGCTGAAACTTGATGCCAGCAAACGAATGGGTTTGGTGGCAGATAACAAATTCAATCGGGTATACTGGAGGAAAATAGTAAAAAGATTCGATAGCCTTGCGAAAGCGGAGAACCATTTACGCGACTGGAGGAGATTAACGAGTATGAACTTGTTTTGGCGAAAGTGGGTCCTAGAACACAAAGCGCAGAACTTCCATCCTCGATCATTGCATTTGCAAAGGGGGATGTTAAGGAAATGGGGTGGGAAAATTAACGCCCTGCAGGAGTTATATGACAGGGCGAGAATAACAAACTACCTGTTTATGATCCAGCCTAAATTCCTGAAATGGGGAAAAAGTTTAAGGGCTTCTTCTGCGTCGCAACAGGAACTGGAGCGGAGGGAACCCCTGtttgtcaaaaaaatgtatcTTGGGGTTTGGTTGAGGTCTCTAAATATGGTCAAACAGGAGACTATAACAAAAGACATACTACAGAGGAAATTATTAAAATACATTCTAACAAAGGTTTGGAGGCGGAGGTTCCAGGAACAGTTGCATTTTTATTCTTTGTCTAGCATTAACGATGAGCGACTAAAACGAAGGTGCCTGTTGTCAATGAAGAAGCAATTTTATTCAAATGTGAAAGCTGATCAAATACTTCGCGAAAtagtgttgaagaaattcatAAAGATTTGGCAGGCACTGTTGCTGTCCAAAAAGATAGAATCAGGAAATGAAGAcaactgtttgaagaattgCATGCATATATGGATGAAGCGGACGAAACTTCGCGGGCTATCTCGAAGATACACGGAAAACAAACTGTTGCGACCGTGGTACAGTAAGTGGAGTGTCCGTGTGACAAAGTTGAtggaacaagagaaagCTGCCAACTCTGTACACTGTAAAAAGATTGGAAAACGGAACTATAACATATGGCGGAAGCAGTTTGCCAAAATTGTTGAGCTTGACGGACGACTCGAAATTATTGTCAAAATGAACGCCCTTGGGCGAATTGGGACGAAATTAGATCATCTCTCGCGTCTTGACCGCGTATTCGATACGAGGGCGAAACCATTGTCCTCGCGTCGGATTCGAACAAAATATTTACGGGTATGGGAGGAGAGACACATTTTGCTAACGGAGGTCCGACTATCCGAGAGGCTCAGTATCTACCGTGCCAGACGGGATAGGAAGCTAGTGATGGCAAAGTTCCAATCCTATCTTAAAAAATTACGCCTGTTCCAATACGAGCTACCACGGTATGCGGTCGAACAGCACAACCGCACTCTCAGAGGGAAAATATTTGGTGTTATGGTTGAGAGACATTTAGAGCGGGAGAATGTGCTCCTCTCCGCGGACACGGTGCGAGACCGAACAATCTTGTACGACATGTTTGCACTTTGGGCCTACCGTAAATTTGACATTGATGAGTTAGCTGAGGAGCGACTCAACGAGCGGAACCTGCGGTTACTCTCGACGACCTTACAAGGGTGGAGTCTGCGACACTTCAAAGCAGTCCGAAACGAACGTACAATGCAACTGTTCCGCCAGCGGTGGGACCGTGCTGTCCTCCGCGGACTACTGTTACTCTGGAGGAACCGACAGTTGGAAACCATACAACCTGTGGTCCTGGAGGACACTACAGGGAACAACACTCTGAAGACTCCAATGAGGAAACCTGACGACAGCACGTTCCCCGGGTCAACGGATATCCGCCGACACAAGATGGCAGAGACGATCAGCCGCTACAGAAAGGCGAGACGCGCGATCCCGAGCCCGTTGAAAAGCTCGACTTCACTCACGACGCCCACCAAGAGGATGTTCCAGCAGCGAGGACTGCGCGGACCTACGGACAGCACTCCGAGACCTCCGAAGCTGGACTTCGGTAACTTGCAACCGCTGAGACCCGATTCCACACGGGAAACAACCCGAGCATCACGCACGGCGAGACTGAACGGATCACCGACGCACCGGTAA